GACTACCTGCCGACGCGACCCGGTACGGCCAGCGGGCTGACGCTCGGCCTGGCGATGTCGGTCGGCGGGCTGACCTCGCCGCTGTTCGGCTGGCTGGCCGACTCCGAGGGGTTGCGGTTCACCCTGGGCGCGGTGCTCGCGGTGTACCTCATCGCCGTGGTGTTCGGCACCCGCCTGCGGGACCGCGTCCTGCCTGTTCAGCCGTCCGCGCACCCCTCTGAGGAGCTGGTGACCTGATACCTTGCTGGCCGGGGTACTAAGCGGAAAAGGGAGTCTGACATGACGGTCCGGTCGGTGCAGCGAACCTCGCTGGTCGACGCGGCGACGGCCGAACTGCGCCGGCTGATCGGCGAGGGCGAATGGCCGGTCGGGGCCAAGCTGCCCAACGAAGTCGAGCTGAGCAAACTGCTCGGAGTCGGCCGGTCCACGGCGAGGGAGGCCGTCCGGGCTCTCATCTCCGCCGGTCAGCTGTACTCCCAGCAGGGTTCGGGCACCTACGTCGCCTCGGCGACCCCGCTGTCCGATTTGGACCGCAAACTGCGCACGGCCGCGGCGATCGACGTGTACGAGGTCCGCGTCGCCCTGGAAGTCGAGGCGGGTGCCCTCGCCGCGACCCGACGCACCGCCGCGGACCTCAAAGCGCTCCGCAAAGCGCTCAAGGCCCGTGACCGAGCCGCCTCGCTCCCCGAACTGCTGGACGCGGACGTCGCGTTCCACCGGGCAGTCGTCCTGGCCGCGCACAACCCGGTGCTGCTCGACGTATTCGATTCCTTCCTCGACGCCATGCGCGCCGTGGCCGCCGATGTCACCACCTTGGACAACGGCGAAACCAGCACGGACGACCTCCACCAGGCCCACCACGACCTGGTGGAGGCGATCGAAGCCGGCGACGCGGAGGCTGCCGCGCTGGCTACGCGCCGCAATGTCGAGCGGACTCTGGATCAGCTTCGCTAGAAACGGTGCCGCACCGATTCCAGGCGCTCGACGGAGACCGGTTCGTCTTCGTCAGCGACGGCGTCTACAACGCGACCGGCCTCCTCGGCGAACTCTGCGGCGACCGCGAACTGTCCGAGGCGGTCGTGACCACTGCCGACCTGCCCGCGGCGCACGTGCCGGGCATGGTCCTGCGAGAACTCGCCACCCGCCGCGACCACGCCCAAGCGGAAGACGACGCGATGGTGGTCTGCCTGGGCTGGTTCGGGCCGACCCCGCTGCCGGGCGCGGGAGCCAGCACGATCGCGGTGGCCAGGACCGCGCCCTGACCGGAGCATCGATGGGTGCTCTTTATCTGGTGGCGACGTTTTTCGTTGCCGGTTGTGGCAGCGATTTCGTTTGCCCTGTCCTCGAGCGCACCATCAGCTTCCCGATCTTCGGCAAGCAGTCGTCGACCGGGCGAACCCGGTGCTCGGTGCGACCGCCGCACAGCATCTCGGACTGTCTTCCGGGGAGATATCCGGTCGTCCACGGGGATCCCGGTGGCCATCAGCGGGGCCATCTCCGGCCGCCTGCGGGGACTATTCACTGACCGCGGACGCTTGCTCGCGACGACTCGATACAGGCGGCCGATTCCAGGTATCAAGCTCTGGCCTTCGACCAGCGTTGTCGAAGCCTCAGACGAGAACTCGCACAAGATCACCTGCGCGATGCGCAGACGTCGATCGTAGTGAGCCGCTTAGGGCTCGGCCCCGGAATCTGCGGCGTGAAAGCTCCATCGGCTCTGGAGCACATTTGAGCACCTCGGCGTGCTGGGTGCGACTGGGCACAATGGCGGGAGACGTTCGGAAAGGTCGTTGGCAACCCAGGTAGAGGGTCCGCGGGCCTTGCTCCCGTCAGGCTTCCGCTCGCGACCGGACTGTGCGGCTTCGGCGAAATCGCTTGCGGTGCATTGACACTGCCGCCATCAGCGCGCCGCCGATGAGCAGCAACGCGCCGCCGATGAGGTAGCCGCGGATATCCGCGCCGGTCGTGGCGAGCGGGCCGCGGTAGAACGGGCCGGTTGCGGGTGCTGCGGCCGCCGGAGCCGCCGGCCGCCGGGCGTCCGCTGGCATGCCGGACGTCGTCGGGCTCGTGTTGGCGGGCCGCGAAGTCGAGGGCGTCGCCGAGGACGATGTCGGCGCGGTCGATGTCGCGGAGTCGGAGGCGGTCGTCCAGCACACCTTGGAACCGAGCGAGTTTCGGGCCATCCACAGCGACAAGAATGCCTGGGCCGCCATGGCGCCGACGCGTTGTTCCCGGCCGAAGTAGTTGTTCTCGTCCGTCCCGTCGTAGGTGCGGCCGTCGGGGAACCTCGCTTGCAGGGCCAGTTGCTTCTCGTCGTGCAGCCGCTCCCACGTGCTAGCGCCGACCGATGACCCGCTGTCCTGCTGGTAGAGAGACACCAGCAGGTCGAAGTTCCCGAAATAGAACGGGAACTCAGTGCCCCAGTCGTTGCCCTCCGGATAGCTGATGGCGGGAGAGCCGGGTGTGTAGATGGTCTTCCCGGAGAACGGGCGGTCAACCAGTGCGCGGTACACGATCGGAATATTGTGCAAGGCCGCACCAGGGGCGCAGGTGCGCCCGAGGGCGGAGATGGCCCCCTGATAGAGGTTCTGGTCGAAGGCGGCCATGTAGAGCGGGTGCACCCGATGGTGATTGCGAAGAATGCCGTCGTCCTCGATGTTCGTCCCCTGCAGCCAGGTGGACAACTGGATCCCGTCGATCGTCTTCGTGCTGTCGAGGTCGGCTGGTCGCGCGGCGCTGGCCACCAGCAGTTCGCTGTTGCGGCGAGCCCACCGCCGCGCGTCGGGACTTCCGGGCAGCATCGCGGCGGCCAGACCGAGCAGCCCGGCATTCCAGCTGTCTTCCTCGGCCTTGCTGTCGCCTGGCGTGATCACCTTGCCGTCGCGTCGCTTCATGTACAGCTGCCAAGAACCGTCGCCGACGAGACGGACGTCGTCGCCCGTGGTCAACCGGTTCGCCTCGAATACGAGCATCCTGACGACCTTTTCCCGGTCGGCAGCGGAGAGCGAGTCCCACGTCAACCACGCTGCCGCCCCGGCGTAGTAAGCCCACAGCGCGGTCTGCCAGTCGCCTCCCCAGGACGTCGCGGTGTTGTCGTTGTTCACCCGGTGGCGCGCGGCCACAGAGCGCACCAGGTTGACAAGCCGGGCAGTGGCTTTCGATGCCGAGAGGCCATTCGAATCGTAGGCGCCGAGTTTGAGCGCGACCGCGGTTGTCAACGCGGCCATCGCCGGAACGCGGATCGCCCGCTCGTCTTTCCCGCCGAGGTCCAGATAACCGTCCTTTGCGTACTCTCGATAAGTTTCGGCGTAGGCTGGCCCGATGAGATAGCGAGAACTGTTCCGCAGGATCGTCCGGATCCGTTGACCTTGCTCGTCGGCTGCCGAATACGTGCCCAAGGTCGTCGAATCCAAGGGCTGTACCTACTGGGCGGGCGAGACGCTCTCGGCGTGAGCCGGTGCCGCGGAGCCGGCCAGTGCGACGATCACCGCGAAAGCAGCTAAGCGGCGCGGGAAACGGAACGATTTCATGTTCGCTCCTGTTCGGAATCTGGCCGGACCGTTTTGGTATGGACCATTAGGCAAGGTGAATCGCTGGTTTGTCAACCGGCTGCTTCCTGCGCGAGGCGGGAATATTTCACGCGTCGCTCATTGATTATTGCATTGCGCTGCAGCCGGGTTCGGATTTGGCCCGGAAGGGATGACGCGACCACCCTCGGGGGAGGGCGAGGCGTCGTCGGCCGGTTTGCGCAGCGGCAGCAGGGCATGCGCTGGTGCGCCGTCACGGAGAGCGCGACCGCGACGTTCACGACCCCGGCGGCGGCGCGATCGATCGCGTCGACTGCGGGACGGGGCACGACGACAATGACCCGACCAGTTCCCGCGGGAGCAGCGTCGCCCCGACGACGGCCGCGGCCCCGTGCCGGGCCGCGGCGATGGCCGACGGCCGGATGCCTGCGAGCCGAGCGGACACGGCCGCGGCCAACGGGTCAAGCAACAGAGCGCCGGATTCGGCCAGCCCACCGCCGACCACCACCGTCCGGCAGTCCGAAACCGGGGTGGCCCAAGCGAGCGCTTCCGCAAGCACGCCGACGCACTTCGCCCACGCCTCCTCCGCGACTTGATCCCCGGCCCGGACGCGTAACGCGACCTCCAACGCGCTCGGCACGCCGACCAGCCTGGCGACGCCCGCCGCCGAGGCGATCTCCTCCGTCCGGGAACCGTCGGCGAGCCGGATCTCGCCTGCTGCCGCCGCTTTTCACCATCGAGTGTGTGCGGGCGGGAAACGTGACCGGGCTGGTGGCGCGGACTCCCGGTGGCCGCAAGCCACGGCGGCGAAACCTAGGGTGGCTGCCGACCGGGCGATGGACACAAGCGTGCCGGATCTCATCTGGACTCCGGTATGCCCGGCTATTCTCGGGTGGCTTTCGAAACGGGCGCTGCTGTGGCTGCCGAAACGGGAATTCGTCGTACTCAGTACGGGCAGGGGACCAGTGAAGGGCCGGCCTCCCGGAGCGGTCGGATCTCGTGTTTCCTCCCAGCCGTTCCCGGCGAGCGCCGAGCAGCTCCTCCTCCGGGTATTTGGATGCGCGGAATCGCTTGCCGCCCCGGCGGGTTCAGCGCGTCGACGCGGCGGTTGCGTTCAGGACCGAATGAGGGGGGCGGTGACACGTCGTTGCCGGAAAGATGGCCACTGCTCTGCGGGACGGGTTGAGCGTGTGCTCGGTCGGGCTCGTGCCGGCGCGGCCGGCGAGCGCGATCGAGAGGCTGACCGCCCTGCTCGTCGGGCAAGTATTGTTCCGGCATCCACTGACTCGCCGACCCGTTGACCGTGCGCCGCTTGCTGGTTCTGTCGCTTTCCGATCGCGGGCGCGAAGGGCTTGGTTGTCGTGGCATCGAACTGGCGGCAAGGCAGTCCGGGCCGGGCAGCCGTTTGGCGTCCGGCGCTTCACGGTCGCAGCGACATTCACGGCCGGGTGAGCAAAGCTCGGTGAAAATTTGCACGCCGGCCGATAAGCGCGAAGCGGGAAACCCGGCTCTGCCAGCCTTCTCGGAACTGCGGCGCATCGACCGGGCGGTCCAGGTGATTCGGCGAGTTCCGGCAAGGCGTGAACAATTGCATTTGATATTCACAATACGGACAGTTCCGGCGATGCTCGTTGACAACGAGTTGAGAATGGGTAGCGTTAGGTTTTAGGAAATCAATGCGCGAACCACTCAGAAGCCATTTCTAAACACTCGGCATTGGAGCACGCATGGCTACCAACAATCCGATGGGGAAGACG
The nucleotide sequence above comes from Amycolatopsis sp. AA4. Encoded proteins:
- a CDS encoding ROK family protein, encoding MRLADGSRTEEIASAAGVARLVGVPSALEVALRVRAGDQVAEEAWAKCVGVLAEALAWATPVSDCRTVVVGGGLAESGALLLDPLAAAVSARLAGIRPSAIAAARHGAAAVVGATLLPRELVGSLSSCPVPQSTRSIAPPPGS
- a CDS encoding SpoIIE family protein phosphatase, producing the protein MPHRFQALDGDRFVFVSDGVYNATGLLGELCGDRELSEAVVTTADLPAAHVPGMVLRELATRRDHAQAEDDAMVVCLGWFGPTPLPGAGASTIAVARTAP
- a CDS encoding FadR/GntR family transcriptional regulator → MTVRSVQRTSLVDAATAELRRLIGEGEWPVGAKLPNEVELSKLLGVGRSTAREAVRALISAGQLYSQQGSGTYVASATPLSDLDRKLRTAAAIDVYEVRVALEVEAGALAATRRTAADLKALRKALKARDRAASLPELLDADVAFHRAVVLAAHNPVLLDVFDSFLDAMRAVAADVTTLDNGETSTDDLHQAHHDLVEAIEAGDAEAAALATRRNVERTLDQLR